In Sparus aurata chromosome 5, fSpaAur1.1, whole genome shotgun sequence, the genomic window AAGCAATAAAACCTGAATCTGACACAGGGGGCTCAGGTCAATCAGAACCTAACTGTGACCACCACCTTTCTGACCACTCTGACAGAGTGACGAGTCAAGACCCTGAAAGGGGAAACCAAGAGAATGCAAGTAGTGATCAGAAAACCGAAAACAAACCTTTCAAATGTGTCCTTTGCCCTGAGGAGTTTAATGAATATATGATGCTAGGAGATCACATAAAGACCCACAGTGATGGGAAGTGTTTCAAATGTGACACTTGTGGGAAAGAATTTGCCCTGAAGACACGGTTGAAGACGCACATGATGGGTCACACCGGGTTTAAGCCCTTTATTTGTGAAGTTTGTGGGAAGGAATTCTACTcgaagtcaaactgtttcagtcACTTGaaaactcacacaggtgagaagtcCCACTCTTGCATCACCTGCGGGAAAAAGTTCCACCGCAGCTCAGATCTGAGGAGGCACATCCAAactcacacaggagagaagccGTACAGCTGCGTCCACTGTGGGAAGGGCTTTGCTCGCTTTTCAACTCTCACCCTTCACGTCCGAGtccacacaggggagaaaccTTATCAGTGTAATTGGTGTGGGAAAAAGTTTGCATCCAACACAGGTTTGAGAATACACATCAGACACCATACAGGGGAGCCCTGCAGTTGTGAAGTTTGTGGAAAGGAATTCTACTGTAAGTCAAACTGTGTCAGCCACATGaaaactcacacaggtgagaagtcCCACTCTTGCATCACCTGCGGGAAAATGTTCCGCCGCGGCACAGATCTGAAAAGGCACATCCAAtctcacacaggagagaagccGTACAGCTGCGTCCACTGTGGGAAGCGGTTTGCTCGCTTTTCAACTCTCACCCTTCACGTCCGGAGTgcacacaggggagaaaccTTATCAGTGTAATTGCTGTGGGAAGAAAAAGTTTGCATCCAACACAAGTTTGAAAATACACATCAAACTCCATACAGGAGAGCCGTTTGTTTGCATAATTTGTGGGAAGAATTTTTATCAGTACGACGAATTGAAATTACACAGGAGGATTCATACAGGGGAGAAACAACAGAACTGACATTTAATTTTAGAAatattgagaaaaacaaaacaaaactgttgtaAGATTACATTGTTTGGAATCATC contains:
- the LOC115581537 gene encoding zinc finger protein OZF-like isoform X1; its protein translation is MSSVQGLRKFVNERLTAATEEILEVFEKTVKVYEEEISRQRKLLDVVLKPEIKLHRIEISQPVCIDKALDGQQLCVQERNLGLDHEDPEPPQIKEEQEEQLVLEQESDLFKFSPTHEGSDCSEEQILHLFPLPPTNIPVEAIKPESDTGGSGQSEPNCDHHLSDHSDRVTSQDPERGNQENASSDQKTENKPFKCVLCPEEFNEYMMLGDHIKTHSDGKCFKCDTCGKEFALKTRLKTHMMGHTGFKPFICEVCGKEFYSKSNCFSHLKTHTGEKSHSCITCGKKFHRSSDLRRHIQTHTGEKPYSCVHCGKGFARFSTLTLHVRVHTGEKPYQCNWCGKKFASNTGLRIHIRHHTGEPCSCEVCGKEFYCKSNCVSHMKTHTGEKSHSCITCGKMFRRGTDLKRHIQSHTGEKPYSCVHCGKRFARFSTLTLHVRSAHRGETLSV